The window TCTACCCCTCCATCGATATCTCGCCGGAGAAGCTCGATCCCTCGTCGGAGAATCTCGATTCGTCATTAGAGTGGTTGAATCCTCGCCGGCAAGGATGAATCCTCGCAGGGGAGATTGCTTTCTCGCTTGAGGAACGTGATTCCTCGCCGGAGAACCTCACCGGCCGCTTTTTTAAGCGCCTAGGGCCAAAGCGAGGCGTTATGCCAATGCCCAACGCTTATGCGCGCCTAGGCGAGCGCCTAATATCGCCTTCTTGAACAATGCTTTAGGTTATGGGAGCAATAGTAGATAAAAGAGACAAATATTAGGACACATTTTAATTACCCTGCAGACAACAGCCGAAAGAAAGTGTCACATGTGGATACTATGTGTACAGTTCAGTCTTATAACAAATATAAGCAACCCGCAAACCAAATTATACTTATGCACTGTTAGAAATCAGCAAGCGAACAAACAGAGAAATATCAAGAACACATGACAAGACACACATTTTTACGTGTTAACCCTTGCGGGAAAAACCACGAACACACAACGGTGATCTTTGTTGTATCAGGAGAGTCTACAAATACATAGACTTACAATGAGTCTTCAACTCATCCTGTGTGTCAAGAGGTATATATAGGTGGTGTATGAGTGACGTAAGTTAAAAAAAATATAAATCTGAATCGGCCTCTGCTTCGGTAGACCCTGGTTTCTCACTAGGATTCAGACCTTATGTCAAACATGCATCCCTTGCTGTAATGTAAGTGCACTGAAAGGCACAGTAGTTGAACTAGAAGATGGCTGGATGAGTGTTTGGTATGCCTCCCGCATGGTTGGCCTTGCTTGGGGAGAAGATTCCAAACAAGATAAGGCCAGCTTGATGAGCAGAGCTAAGCTATTCTCTTCAGTTGATATTGGTGTTGTTGGTCGTTGGTCCAGAATATCTTTCACCATCATTGATTGTTCGCCGTTAGAAAGACTACCATCTAATAAATCCCTTGGATGCTTGCCCATCACTAGCTCTAACACAACCACTCCAAAGCTATAAACATCACATTTCTCTGTCGCAACAGATGTGTACGACAGTTCTGCAGAAAAGTGTCGAGAATATTAGAATCATGAACAAATGGATGGAGATGAATGCTTCTGATGTGAGAAGGGAGGTTATGCTAGTACATACCAGGAGCTATGTAGCCGTACGTTCCTGCTAGTGCACTCGAGTTTGATGAATCGGGTTTAAGAATCCTTGCTGTGCCGAAGTCCGAGACAAAACCCTTGAAGGATGTATCAAGTAAGATATTGTTGCTTGTGATATCTCGATGGATTATAGGTGGACTGCATTCGTGGTGCAAATAAGATATTGCTTGAGCCACATCAGTTGCAAGAGCAATTCTCTTGTTCCAATCTAATTCCTTTGCTAGCTCTTGATTTTCCAATATTCTGTGGAGGCTTCCCTGTTTAATGTAGTCATAGACGAGAAATTTATACACTGGATGGGAGCAGAATCCATACATTCTGACAATGCTTCGTTGTCGGATCTGTGTTAAGATTTCCATTTCACTACGAAATCTTCTTTCATCATCCAACTCTTCTTCGGTCTGATGAAGCTTCTTCACAGCAACCAGCTGCCCGTCTTGGAGTTGTGCCTTGTAGACTTTGCCGTACCCCCCTGTTCCAATGATGTACTTATCATCAAAGTCTTCTGTTGCCCTTACAATATCATCAAATGCTAATCTTCCATTGAAATTCCAAACAGAGAATAGGTCCCTTGCTTCAGCGGTAACAGTTTCTTGCGGATTTCTCTTCTTACGAGTAAGTATTATTGTGACAACAATTGCAGCAACAATGATGAAACCCATCACAAGAACAATTGGCAAAAGCAAACCAAGTATCTTCCCCTTTTTGTGAGCAGCCACTGTGGTTGCATAACAAGGTCGCAGGCCAGAGAGGTTACCACACAGACCTTTATTGGGAAGAAACCAACTTGCTGAAGCATTTTGGAGTAGCCGTGCTGTTGGGACCAGTCCTTCCAAGTCGTTGTAGGACACATCGAGTGTTGAAAGGCTCACCATGCTTGCAAAGGAGGATGGAATGCTGCCACTGAACTGATTATGCGATAAATTCAGAAATTCTAGTATCTGCAACCTCCCAAGTTGTTGCGGCAACACACCACTGAGTTTGTTGTTGCTAACATCTAACATGATCTGCAGGCCTGCTATATTTCCAATAGCACCAGGCAAACTTCCATTGAAGTTGTTGTTGTTGATCTTCAAGGACTGTAGTTTCATGCATGCCCCTAGTTCCTCGGGTATTAATCCACTTAGTCTGTTCCTAGATATATCAAGGTATCCTAGTTTGTTTAGCTTTTCTATCTGTGTAGGTATGGCCCCAGATAATTGGTTCGATGATAAGTTCAGTCTATATAGGTTTGCTAAAGTGCATATTTCTGCTGGAATCTCACCGCTGAGATGATTGGAATCGAGTCTTAGTTCTATTAGGTTGGACAATTTAGAAAGGATTGGTGGTATGGAACCCGTGATCATATTTTGTGCTAGATTTAGCACTGTTAGTTGGGTGCATGCACCTATATTTGGTGAGATGTGCCCAGAGAGTCTATTCGATGCCAAGCGCATCTTTGTGAGTTGTGGATACACACCAAAATGCTGAGATATATCTCCTGTTAGTTTGTTTGACTGAATGTCAATTCGAACCAAACTAGTACATGTCTTCAAACTGCTTGGAATGGGGCCATTGAACATATTAAAAGAGACATCAAGATATTGAAATCTGTCACCTGAACATATATTTGCGGGTAAAGGTCCTGAAAGTGAGTTTCTAGATAGTCCAAGACGAACAAGGCTTATGAGATCTCCAAATTCTTGAGGAAGAGTGCCTGATAATTTGTTGTCAAAGATTTGCAGGTCTTGGATGCTTTGCAGCCTCCCCAAAGTTTTTGGCATTGATCCCGTAATTTGGTTCTGATACAAGCCTAAATATTCAAGGTTCATCAGATTGCCAATTTCCTTGGGTATGGAACCGGTTATCTGATTTTGAGGGAGATGCAGTTCTACTAGCTTGGTTATATTTCCTAGGCTATCAGGAATAGATCCAGATATTTGGTTGTCGAACAAGTCTAAAATCCGGAGGTTCAGCAAGTTTCCCAATTCTAAAGGTATCGGACCTGTGATTTGATTTGTATAGAGATAAAGATCATTGAGCATAGTGAGGTTGCCTAGTTCTGGGGGTATTGAACCTGTGATTTGATTTCTATCGAGCCAAAGTTCGTTTAGCATAGCGAGGTTGCCTATTTCTCGGGGTATTGGACCTGTTATCCGGTTTTCAAAGAGAAAAAGTTGGTTTATCCCAGTTAGATTGGTTATTGGGATTGGAATTGGGCCtgaaaaattatttgaacaaagATCAAGAGTTTGCAAATGGACTAGCCTGCCTAGCTCTTGGGGTATAGGCCCTGAAAGTTGATTACTATAgagcaacaaagtatttagttgGGTTAGGTTTCCAAGGGTTTTTGGTATCGTGCCGCTTAAGGTGCTGTTGCTTAGCTGTAAAAGTTGTAGGTTGACAAGCCTTCCAATCTCCTCAGGAATGGGACCTGATACCATGGTTTGGTGAATGAGAAGATCAGTTAACATTGTGAGGTTGCCCAACGACGTAGGGATATGCCCTGCGAGTTTGTTGAATGAGAGATCGAGCAGCTTGAGACTTTGCAGGTCACCAATCTCACTAGGAATTTTCCCTGTGAGCTGGTTGTAGGTAAGGTTAAGTACCGAAAGTGCTGACAGGGAGTTGATACTGGGGGGCAGTGCACCACGGAGAGTGTTGTTCCGAAGGTCAATATATGTGAGGAATGGAAGGGCTGAGAAGTTGAGCTCACCAAGCTGACCATGGATGCCAGCATCAGGCAGGGATATGTTGGTGACCACCCAGGGCCTGCGGCGGCCATGGCGAACAGCCGTGCACATGATGCCCGTCCAGTTGCATGGGCTGATGTTCTCCTTCCAATAGCTCATCTGCAGCGGTGTGCTCGCAAGTGTAGCTTTCCAGTGGAGGAGGGCCGCGTGTTGAGACCTCAGTGAGATCCCTCCATGGTGCGCCGCATGCGCTTCTTTCAAGAGAAGAAGGCACAATACAAGCAGTAGGTAGAACCAAGGTGTTGAGCAAGATGGCATTTTGCTCCGTAGTGTTTGCATCTTGTGTTTGGTTGGGAGATGTTATTCCATGTGCACAACAACTCTATTTATATTAAACCAGCATGTCGTCCATTGTTATGAGGTTCTAAGTCAACCAACACACAGCGGTTGAGAAGAAGGCATGGCACCAGCAGGAGGTAGAGGCAGGACAAAGATGGCATCTTGCTGCCTAGTGTTTGCATCTTGTCTTTGGTCAATACAGATCCTGGAGCCCCGAGTCTTGTTGGAATTCTATTTGATGTTAAAAATAAAGGTGTCAGTGTTTAATTTTGGTCAATACAGATCCTGGACCTCTAGTCTTGTTAGAAGTCTTTTGTAAAATGAGGCAGCGGCTGCTACTTATGGAATTAATAAGGACTAAACAACCCAGCAGCCTCATGACCACACTGACTGAAGAAAAGTTCCAAGTTCAAGTGCTTGACTTGGTAAACTTGTACTACTATTTCTGTACGCGTTGATTGACGTGTAACATCCAGGCACGCCCTTTGTAATTTACGAGTAGTAATCAGAAGTGTGCAAATTCTTACTACCAATTGTATACTTTGGTAGCTCAGAGCAGTACATAGAGatgtactataatactgtacaagaTGGCAGAAACAGCAGTAAGTTTCAGCTGGACTAAACTTAAAACACTGAAACATTTATTTTTTTAATAACATCAATAGAATTCCAACACTGAAACACTTGTACGCCCAGTAAGTTTCTTACTATCGCTTGCGCATACTTTGATAGCTCCGAGACGGTTTTTTAGGGCCGCTCGGAGTACGACGTCTGATATAGCATTTTCTGTAGTAGTGTGGTTTCGTTATCTCGTCACATGATCTAATTGATATGCTAGATATTTGAGATCATTATGAATGTATTTCTTAACTCGTAAATTGTGTATTTGGGGCTCAATGCCTTGATAATGATGGGTCATGTCATGAACTTAGGAAACAATAACCCTTGTTTGGTATCTGTATCATCTTGTTGTATGATGGACATTATCTTGAGGTTTGAAACCTCTACTCAGCATCCCATACAACACATGAACAAGTTCCGTTTACTCGGTTGATTCCAGTAGCTGTGAATGCTTAAGCTTGTCTCTCAACCAGTGGAACAGTTTGTTCAACTTGCTTTTGTCTGAAATGGTGCTTGCTTTTTTCTTATTGTGCAGGAGGCTGAACCTACAGTACAGTGCTGCATGCATCGATCCATAATGCGGTGTTTGTTTGATCCCGACGTGAATGTAAATGGTCGACGCCTAGGTTTGCACATGGACAGAACATACTCGTTGTGTCTTTCTTCGTGTACCATTACAATTCGCTGTACATCCTGCACCACTCTGATGTACGCAGAGAAACTTCTCTTCCACATATGCATTCAGTTCGACTAAAGATCTCAGAAAAACTTCAGTCAGTGTATACCTCTTCTTGAAAGTGGAAGACCATGCATCTACTGCAACTAAGCATATGCATTCATTCAGTTGGACTAACAATCTCGGAAAGTGCAGTAAGTACATGTATACCTAGCTTGTCTTAAAAGTAAAAGAACATCTTGCTGCTCACCCGCTGCCAAATGGCAAGATTAATGTGCACTAAGTACTCCCTACATTtgtatttactccgcatattagctTTTTCTTAAGTCAAACTTTATAATTTTTGACCAAATTTGTAGACAAAATTGTTAACATCTGAAATACCAAATCAATACTATTGGATTCATCATTGAATATATTTCCACATCATATATATTGTTATTATAAATGTTTATATTATTTCCTATGAACTTGATCAAACATTGTACAGTTTGACTTAGGACAAAGCAAATATGTAGAGCAtgaaaacagagggagtattttttTTCTACCTCAGACGTTTGTTTTCACTGAGCCAACTCCAATGTTGCGCGTCTCGTCTCCCTCTCCTTGCCGTGAAGGTTGCGCTCAGGCAGACGACGCTCGCGGCCACTGCGAGCCTAGCGGTAAGGCCTTGACCAGGTACCAGGGCAAACCTACATTAGGTCGGGTGGGGGCCTATGCTCCTAGTCAATTTATATTTTTCCAGCTCTCAAGCTCAATGCAGACACCCAAAAGCGTATCATATTTGATATTCATCATGGAAAACAGTAGCCGGCACAAAGAAAAAGACAACATGACACAACATGTCCACTGAAAAATAACTAAGAACTACGAACGAGCTGAGTCCCCACATCTTTGGCCACCGCCGGTACTGCTAGAAGGGAGAGATCGAGGTGGCAATGTGCGGAGATCCTATTTAGACCCTAGTTAGGAGTTATGCAGAGGCCAGATGTGTACTCATTGTGTTTATATCTCCTTGATGCTTTATTGTGAGTTAATAAAATCCATGCTTTATAAAAAAAATTAGGAGTTACAATAGGCAAATGCGGATTTTGTTAGAAGATAGTATATTTCAAAAACATGTCCTTAAAATATTGCCAAAACAAGTTTATATACATAAAAATTATTATACAAAAGCTAAtatatttttaaaaatgttcatatatACACCAGAGTTATAATTATAAATGaagataaaaataaaaataaaaataaaaatcgaACAAAAGGAAAATTCCGAGAACCAAAAAAAAAAAGCCACCCTGAACCAAAGGAAATCAGTATAAAGAACTACAAATAAAAACAGGGGAAACTGGCAAATGGCCCGGCCCATACCAGTGAGCGGCAAACAAGAGTAGGCCCCTCTCTCTCACTTGGGCCGCACGTATTTTTTCGGTTTGGTCTGCCTCTGGCagcgccgtcgccgtcgtccgtCCTCCAAGCCATGCCGGCTGAGCTCCCGGCGGCCGACCCCGAGCTGCGTCCCCGCCACGCCACGACCCCCACCACCGAGCTTCAGGCCGCGTCAGCGCCAATTG is drawn from Aegilops tauschii subsp. strangulata cultivar AL8/78 chromosome 1, Aet v6.0, whole genome shotgun sequence and contains these coding sequences:
- the LOC120966688 gene encoding uncharacterized protein, which encodes MQTLGSKMPSLSCLYLLLVPCLLLNRSHAAHHGGISLRSQHAALLHWKATLASTPLQMSYWKENISPCNWTGIMCTAVRHGRRRPWVVTNISLPDAGIHGQLGELNFSALPFLTYIDLRNNTLRGALPPSINSLSALSVLNLTYNQLTGKIPSEIGDLQSLKLLDLSFNKLAGHIPTSLGNLTMLTDLLIHQTMVSGPIPEEIGRLVNLQLLQLSNSTLSGTIPKTLGNLTQLNTLLLYSNQLSGPIPQELGRLVHLQTLDLCSNNFSGPIPIPITNLTGINQLFLFENRITGPIPREIGNLAMLNELWLDRNQITGSIPPELGNLTMLNDLYLYTNQITGPIPLELGNLLNLRILDLFDNQISGSIPDSLGNITKLVELHLPQNQITGSIPKEIGNLMNLEYLGLYQNQITGSMPKTLGRLQSIQDLQIFDNKLSGTLPQEFGDLISLVRLGLSRNSLSGPLPANICSGDRFQYLDVSFNMFNGPIPSSLKTCTSLVRIDIQSNKLTGDISQHFGVYPQLTKMRLASNRLSGHISPNIGACTQLTVLNLAQNMITGSIPPILSKLSNLIELRLDSNHLSGEIPAEICTLANLYRLNLSSNQLSGAIPTQIEKLNKLGYLDISRNRLSGLIPEELGACMKLQSLKINNNNFNGSLPGAIGNIAGLQIMLDVSNNKLSGVLPQQLGRLQILEFLNLSHNQFSGSIPSSFASMVSLSTLDVSYNDLEGLVPTARLLQNASASWFLPNKGLCGNLSGLRPCYATTVAAHKKGKILGLLLPIVLVMGFIIVAAIVVTIILTRKKRNPQETVTAEARDLFSVWNFNGRLAFDDIVRATEDFDDKYIIGTGGYGKVYKAQLQDGQLVAVKKLHQTEEELDDERRFRSEMEILTQIRQRSIVRMYGFCSHPVYKFLVYDYIKQGSLHRILENQELAKELDWNKRIALATDVAQAISYLHHECSPPIIHRDITSNNILLDTSFKGFVSDFGTARILKPDSSNSSALAGTYGYIAPELSYTSVATEKCDVYSFGVVVLELVMGKHPRDLLDGSLSNGEQSMMVKDILDQRPTTPISTEENSLALLIKLALSCLESSPQARPTMREAYQTLIQPSSSSTTVPFSALTLQQGMHV